The sequence below is a genomic window from Arthrobacter sp. U41.
GCCAGGCCTTCGCCGGTGGTGACATCGGCGGAGAAGTTCTCCGCGCCGGCGGTCCAATTCGGGGCTCCGGCGGCAGGCGGGCGCCGGCAGATAACTGCGACTCCGTGCCGGGCCGCGACAGACTGCCGCACGACCTCACGGCCCGTCTGGCCGGTTCCCCCGGCAACGCAAATTCGTGTCATGCCCTGAGGCTACCGGCCGGCGCCCGGTCCGGGGCGGTTTGGACCTTCAGATAGTCGATCAGCGGGACACAAGAAAGCCCCGGGCTGCCGTTACTGGCGGCCCGGAGCTGGGACAGACGAGGCTTAGGCCCGGCGTCTCTGCAGGACATCGTCCAGGTTGCTCAGGGCACTCTGGGCCTTGCCCAGTGGTTTCGATTCGGACTCCGCGCCGGCGCTGCCGGCCGGCGCCTGCGGGAGGCCCTGCTTGAGCGACGGCTTTCCGACGGACTTGGGGGCCTCCGGCAGGTCAAGCGGCTCAGGGGCGGCCCGCTCGGCCTTCGGCGCTTCCACATAGGTGGGCTTGGGGACTTCCACCGGCTCCCAGCTGGATCCTTCAGCGCCGCGGGCGTCCCCGGCGCCCTGGACGGAGGTGTCGCCCGAGGCCACGGCCTCCGCCAGGGCCGCCTGGCGGAGTTCCTGGGCAGTCAGCGGCTTGGGGGCCGGCTTGCGTTCCGCCGCGTCGGCCTGGGCGTCAAAGAGCTGGCTCTCGGGCCACTCTCGGGGCTCCGCTGCCGCCTCCCGCCTCGGGGCGGGCCCTGCCGGGCGCGACGGGCGTGACGGTGCGCTCATGGCTTCCCGGAACGCGGCATTCATTTTGCGGCGGCGGTCCCGGATCGCGAGCCGGCGGAGCACAAAGACGGCAGCCAGGGCGCCGAGCAACGCGACAGCGGGCAGCCAGGCTGAGCCAAGTCCGAAGATCCGCAGGGCCGCCGACACGACACCGGTGAGCAGCGAGAGCGAACCGGCCAGCGCGAGCGCCAACCGGCCATAGCGGATCTTGAAGGCCGGGCCGGTGGCCGCAGGGTGGACGCCGCCGTCGAGCACACTGGTGCCACGGTCGGACTCGGTGCGGTGGGTACTGGTCATGGGGTTCTCCTGCTGGGCCGTCATCTTCATGACGCTCCCGGCTTGCGGGGCTGCTGTTTCTAGATCGGTGACGTCCGTCACGAGCTCGCCCGCAGGCTTCAGCTGGTGGCGTCCGTTCTGGAGCATGTAGGGGGCAACCCACACAATCCAGAGCGCAACAGCAATGACAAGGATCACAGAGCTGCTAAGAGGGAAGTCCACATCAAAACCGTATGAGCAATGCGCGGTGCGGGGCCGCATTGTCCCCGGTGTGTCGCGGGGGAACTGCCAATTGACTGGATTTACGACAAAAGGGCTGGTCAGGACGGGTCGGACCGCTTACGCCGGCCCGGTCTGTTGCCAGCGTGCCAGCAGTCCTCCCGGCACTTCCTCCGCGGTCAGCGCGAAGCTCCGGTGATCGGACCATTCGCCGTTGATATGCAGGAATCGCGGCCGGTATCCCTCGTCGCGGAAGCCGAGCTTTTCGACCACCCGCAGGCTGGGACCGTTTTCCGGACGGATGTTAATCTCCATCCGGTGCAGCCCGAGGGTCTGGAAGCAATAGTCCGTCACCAACGCCACGGCAGTCGGGGCTATGCCCTGGCCCGCGCGGTCCTTGTCCACCCAGTAACCCAGCGTGGCCATCATCGCCGAGCCCCACACAATGGAGGACACAGTCAGCTGTCCCACAATCACCGGTTCCCGGAAGCCTGGCGTCCAGGCAGTGATCACAAACGGCAGGGCTGTCGCCAGGGCGGCCTGGGACTTGAGGGACCGCACCATCTGGCGGTAGTCGGGAAGTCCGCCCCCGGGAACGGGGTTCGACGCTTCCCAGGGGGCCAGCCACTCACTGTTACGGGAGCGGAGCTCGGTCCACTCCTTGCGGTCCCGGTACCGGATCGGGCGCAACACGAGGTCGCCGCTTTCCAGCGTGACCGGCCAGCTGAAGCCGCCCCCCACCGGAACTACTTGGTCAGGCTTGGAGCGAGACTCGAAGCGAAGCCCGGCAGCCACTCCCGCAGTCCGGGACCCAGGTCGTCACTGTCGCAGGCAAGCTGGACACAGGCCTTAAGGTAGCTGAGCTTGTCGCCGGTATCGTAGCGGCGGCCGCGGAAGACCACGCCGTACACGCCATAGCCTTCGCCGTCACCGGCTGCCAGCTCCTGCAGCGCGTCGGTGAGCTGAATCTCGCCGCCCCGCCCGGGTTCGGTGCGTTCGAGGACTTCGAAGACCGCCGGGTGCAGGACATAACGGCCGATAATGGCCAGGTTGGACGGGGCATCCTCGACGTCAGGCTTCTCGACCAGGTGCTTGATCCGGACGTAGTCTTCGCCGCCGATCGGTTCGATGTCGGCGCAGCCGTAGGCACTGATCTCGGAGGGCTCTACCTCAATCAGTGCAATCACTGATCCGCCGGTTTTCGCCTGAACCTCGATCATGGTGCTCAGCAGGTCGTCACGGGCGTCGATCAGGTCATCGCCCAGCAGGACCGCAAACGGCTCATAACCCACGTGCTGCTTTGCACGGAGGACGGCGTGGCCCAGGCCCATCGGATCGCCCTGGCGCACGTAGTGGATGTCACCAAGATTGCTGGCAGCCTGGATGGACTCGAGCTTGGCAATGTCGCCCTTGGCCGCAAGCGTGGCTTCCAGGGTGGGGACGCGGTCGAAATGGTCCTCCAGCGCGCGCTTGCTGCGCCCGGTGATCATCAAGATGTCGTTCAGCCCGACTTTGACGGCTTCCTCCACGACATACTGGATGGCGGGCTTGTCAACGACGGGCAGCATTTCCTTGGGCATGGCCTTCGTGGCCGGGAGGAACCTGGTTCCGAGGCCGGCTGCGGGAATGACGGCCTTGCGGACGGGGGCGTTAGGTGTAGTCACTCGACTAATCTAACGGAGGGACCAAACATTGCGTAATCATTCGCGGGGCCAGGAACCGCTGCTTCCCGGGCCCCAGCACTAGGAGGGACGGGGCCTCATGGCGTCGAAGCAAGAGATCCGGGCCGGACACCGGGCCAGGCGTGCCGCATTGACGCAGGCGGATCTGGAAAGCGCCGGAGCCGGCATTGCCATGCACGGGCTCGCCTGGGCTTCGGGCCTGACCGGCGGCAACGCAGGCACTTTCGCCGCCTACCTTGGTGTGGGTTCCGAGCCGCCCACCCTTCCCCTGCTGGCAGCATTGCACGGCGCGGGGCACCGCATCCTGCTGCCGGCCTGCGAAACAGGGCTGGGGCTGAGCTGGGTGTACTGGACGCCGGCCTCAGAATACGCCCGGAGCCGCTACGCACCGATCCAGGAGCCCGCCGGGGAACGCCACGACACAAACGTCATGCGGAACGCCGACGGCATCTTCCTGCCTGCCACCGCCGTCGACGCGTCCGGCAACCGGATCGGCCAAGGCGGCGGCTACTACGACAAGTTCCTGGCCGCCCTGTCCGCCGTCATCCCCTCCGGGACCCGGGCGTCCGACGGCGGGCCGCTGCCTTCGCTGCCGACCGCCGCCGTCGTGTACGACGGCGAGGTGCTTCCCGCCGGCAGCATCCCGGCAGAGTCCTTCGACCGGAAGGTGGCCGCCGCCCTGACCCCGGGCGGTTTGCTCCGGTTGCAGCCCTAGGGCTCATGGGGACTCCCTGCCGGGGTGATAGAATTAGCACTCAGGCCCTGCGACTGCTAAGGGACGGATTCTGCCGGTAGCTATTTCGGCACCGATCCCGACCGGACAGCACGGGACCTGCTCGTTTGTCCCAGAGGAGGATTTCCAGTGCCCACGTATGCATACGCCTGCAAGGACTGCAGCCACGCCTTCGAGATCGTGCAGTCGTTCACCGACAGCTCCCTCACGTCCTGCCCGGAGTGCCAGGGAACCCTTCGCAAGAAGTTCAACAGCGTTGGCGTCGTCTTCAAGGGATCCGGCTTCTACCGGAACGACTCCCGCGACTCCAAGGGCAGCACAGTGGCTCCGGCTCCGGCTCCCGCCCCGGCAGCAACGCCCGCGCCCGCCGCCGCTTCCGCTTCCGCAAGCTAGGTACTGCGGGGGCTACGGCCGCCCCTACCTTGCTCACTGAGGGTCCGCGGCCGCGGCGCAGTACTTTGCCTGCCCCGGCAGATTTGTCCACATAGCCGCAACCGCGCCTGCCCGATGTCCGCGCGGATGCGTAGCGTCGGGGTATGGCCGCCCCAGCAATTCCCGCCCCGCCCTTCGGGATCATCCCCGCGGCGTTCCTTCCTGTCTTGTTCCGTGGTTCAGCGCGCCGATCATCGTTTCTCCGGGTCGGCCGTTCCGCTGGGCGCCGCTCACCACGGTCGAACTCGGGAAGCCCTCCGCACGGGCCGGGACCCGCTGTCCGGACGTTCCGACGGCGGCTGCTCCGCTGGCTGGCCAGGCAGCGGCGCCTGGCGGTGGCTTTGCTGCTCTGCCTCGCGGCCGGCCTCACGGTTCAACAGCTGACACCGGCCCCTGCCGACACCGTCCCAGCCTTCGCCGCGGCACGGGACCTTCCGGCCGGGAAAATGCTCGGCCCGGACGATCTGACGGTTCTGAGCGTTCCCCGCAGCCTCGTCCCCGCCGGCAGCTATGGCAGCACTGATTCTTTGCAGGGCACGCAGCTTGCCGTGGCCCTTCGCAAGGGCCAGTTGCTCTCTGACTCCCAGCTCCTTGGGCCCGGGCTGCTGGCGGGAAGCCCGCCGGGGTCTGCCGCCGTGCCACTGCGGATGGCAGATCCGGCCTCAATCCAGTTGCTCTCCCCCGGTCAGCTCGTCAACGTTGTGATGACCAACGGTAACGGCTTTGACCAGCCGGCGACCTCGCACGTGCTCGCCGCCGCGGTGCCGGTGCTGTGGACCTCCGGGCAGGCCAGCGAGGCCGGCCAATGGCTGGCGGCCGGGGAAACCGAGGGACTCATGGTTGTGGCTGCCGATGCCGAGCAGGCACGCCGTCTGGCAGGCGCTTCCAACCAGGGAAAGCTGTACTTCGTCCTGGTGGGGGCCGCTCATGGCTAAGAGCCGCCCCCGGCCGAAGGTTCGCCCGAGCCCGTTCCGGCGCGGCGCCAAGGCAGGGACGTCCTTAGCCCCAGTGCGGGGGTTTCTGTTCCTCAAGCCAGGAGTCATGGTCGTAGCCGCCGGGCTCGTCGCCCCAGCGCCGCGGGTCGTCCTCCGCGGCCTTGTTCGGCAGCACGCCGGCCGCGACTGCCGCCGGGGCGGCCGTCTGCGGTGCGCCGTTCCTGCCGCCCTCCTGCGCTTCGCCGTTGCTCTGCGCTTCGCCGTTGTTCTGTGCTTCGCCGTTGTCCCGGCTATCGCTGTCTGTGTACATGCCGCCGGCCTCCTTGCTGCCCTGATCCGTCCTGTTCTGTTGCGCGCTGTCCGGCCGTCCGGACGGGGCCCGCCCCTCCGAGGCCTGCGCTTCGCTGACCAGGTTCTCGACGTCGTCGTCGAAGAAACCCGGCGACGCCGGCTTCCGGTGCGTCACCGCAGGCTTTTCCAGGCCCAGGTATCCGCCGATCCGGTCGGCACAGGCCGAAGGATCGGTGAAGACCTCTATGGTCCATAGTGGCATGTAGCGCCAGCCGAGCCGCTCCAGGAGCTGCGGGCGGAGCCTGCTGCGTTCACGGACGGTCAGGCGGCGGTACTGCTCGGTGCCGTCGGACTCAATCGCCACGGGACGGGGAATCTCGGCGTCGTCCTGCCCGATCGTGCTCAGCGGGTCGGCCGCGGCCACCATGTTCAAAACGCCGTCGTACTGGTGCCAGACCCGGGCGCCGCGGGCCCGCAGCCGATCGCCGAGATCCGCCACGAGCGGGTCCGCTCCCAGTGCCTGCTCGCTGGCGGCCGCCCGCGATGCCGGGCTGCCAAGATCTGTGTTGCCTGCGATTTCACGATCCAGCAGCTCATAGAAGTCAACCGCGCCGTGGCTCAGCCGGGTCACGTCTAGGTCCTCGGGACGGAAGCAACTGAGCACGTGCAGGGACCGGCGTGCCCTCGTCATGGCGAGGGCAAACTTGGCCCGTCCGCCGTCCGCGGACAGCGGGCCCAGGTTGTGGAGCGCGCGCCCGTGCGGGGTGCGGCCGTAGCCGGGAGAGAAAATAATGTGGTCGCGGACCAAGCCCTGCGCGCGTTCCAGGTCCACGACCCGGAAGGATTCGTCCCCGGCAGTGAAGAAACTGGCCAGCAGCGGATAGTTGGGCAGCTGCAGCCGGATCGACTCGCCGATGCGGGCTGCATGCCGCAGGCTGCCGGTAACAACGGCGAGCGACGTCCGCGGCCGCAACCGGGCGTGTTCGAAGACAAGCTCCACGGCGCGGTTCACCTCGGCGACCACCGATTCGACACCGTCCTGGTCCGCGCTGGGCAGTCCCGTGCCATCCGGCAGGTACTCCACCGAGAGGGCGCGGTCCAGCCCGGTGGCCGACTGGCCCTCCGGCAAGCGCCGCAGTCCGCCGTCGTAGAAGCCCTTGCTCAGCTGCCGGACCAGGTCCTCATCCACGGCGCGGTAAACGGTTCTCAGGTTCCAGACGGGCAGCACGGCGGCCAGCGCCTTGTAGGCGCTCTCCACCCCCTGGTGGGAGCTCTCGCCGGCGGCAAGCCGCTCCACACCGACGGTGAAGGTCCGCGGGCTGGCGATACGGTCGTCGCCAAAGGCAATAACCTGCTTGGCGCGGGCGATGGCCGGCAGGACAGCCTGCAGCGACGTCGCCTCGGCGTCGAGGATGACAACGGCGTCGAACCGCTGCTCCACCGGCAAGACCGCAGTCATGAGGTAGGGGCTGACCGACCACACCGGCACCAGCATCGGCAGCAGTTCCGCGGCCTGGCCGGTCAGGGCGGACAAGGTGACCCGTCCGTCCTTGAGCAGGCTGCGCAGCAGTTCGGCCTGGCGCGGGTACTCCGCGAGAGCCGCCCGCCAGCGTTCGGCCAGCTTCCAGCGCAGCCGGGCGGCACCACTGGCGATGTGGGCGTTGTCCGCGAGACGGTACTCGGCCTCGAGCTGACGCAGGGCGTCGCCGTCGGACATGGCCAGATAGTCGTCGCCGCTGATCATGGCTTCCAGGGCGGACTGCCACCATGCGAGCTCCAGCTCCGCGGCCACCGATTCGGCGGGTACCTCGCGCTCGGCAAGATCGGCGAGGAGTTCACCGAGGCCATGTTCGCGCATGTTCTCCACCAGGAGCGTCCGCTCCGGCAGGGTCTCTAGCGTCCCGGTGTCGGCAACCAGCCGCGCCAGCCGCTCCATAAGTTCTTCATACGGCGTTCCGTGCAGCTCGCCGCCTGCCGCGGTATGCCGGACGGCCTGGCCCAGCTCGGCCAGCTCCCCTTCCAGCTCCCGGTACAGGGCGATGATCTCCCCTAGGCCCGACGGCACGGCCGGATGGCGCTGTGTCGTGGCGTAGTCGGACCACGCGGCCCGCTGTTCCTGGACCAGGACGAGGGAGCTGTGCAGGTCGGCGATGTGGACGCCCGGACGGACGTATTCCTTCGCCACCCGGCGCAGGCGGGACCGCTGCATGGACGGCATCTCGATGTTCCGTTCACGCCGCCACGACGAGGCGGCGGTAGCGGAGATCAGATCATGGACCGGACGGTCAAAGATGTCAGCCGTGAATTTGTCGAGGCTTTCGCGCACCGCGACCAGCAGCTCAACCTGATCCCCCCACTCGGCAAAGGTGCGGCCGAGGCGGATCTCGGCGTGTTCGGCGACGCCGTTCATCAGCTCGCGCAGTTGCGGCAGCTTCCCCGCCACGGAGCGGGCAACCTGCTGGGCTTCCTGGGTTTCCTTGCGGGTCAGGAGCCGCGCCCCGTGCCAGGGGCTCGTCGTCGAGGCCCGGCTGAAGCTTCCCAGTTCCGCCGCCCGGCGGAGCCTGCCGGCCAGTTCCTCGCGGTCCCGGATACTGTCCAGCACGCTGCGCTTGAGCCGGACGGTTGTGGCCGGGGCAGGCTGGATGGAAGTCAGCTCGGCCAGCGACTGCATGGCCTCGTAAGGCGAGCAGCCCCAGCGTTGGCGGACGTTGTGCAGTGAGGCGACGTGGTCCCGCAGGGCGTGGCGGTGCTCGATCAAAGTGGTGTGCAGATTGCTGAGCTGGGGCTCGAGGGATTTCTCGTTGCGCACGATCGCCCGGACCAGCTGGCCCTTCAGCTGCAGCGGAGTGGAGTTGCCGGCGAGCTGGAACAGGGTGGAGTCCAGCCCGAGCGTGTCCAGCTGCGCGGAGATCTCGCCCAGGCTGGCGCGCCGGTCCCCCACGACCAGGACGGTCTTGCCCTGGTCGACGAGGGCGCCGATGGTGTTGATGGCGGTCTGGCTCTGGCCGGTGCCCGGCGGGCTGCTGACCACGAGCGAGTCCCCGGCGCGGACGGCGTCGACGACGTACTGCTGGTCGGTGTCGGCGTCGAGCAGCAGCAGTTCATCGGCCGGATCCCGCTCATCGGTGCTCGGGAAGCGCCCGGCCTTGAGCTCGGGAACCACCACCGCCCCGCCACCGGCGGCACGCCCCAGCGCCGCGACCAGGGGATGGCTCTCGTTGATCCACGGATCCTCGAGGCTGCCGGAGAGGTCCGCGAAGGTGGAGACCAGAAGGTTGTGTTCGACCTCGGCGCCGTGGATCGGCTGGATCAGGGTGCCCAGACGGTCGAGGACCGGCTGCGGATCAAATCGGGCGGTGCTGTATGCCATGCGGGTGACGGCGTTGACGTCGAAGACGATCCCGTGGATGGTCTTCAGGTGCCGGATCAGGGCAGGGTTGATCTTGGCCTGTTCGGTCAACTGGAGTTCGTAGTCGTCCTCGCCCGGGCGGACCGTAAGGGAGATGGCGGTCAGCATGACGGGGGCTGAGACGCGCTGCGGCTTGCCTCCGACGGCGGACGTCCAGACGACCGTGCCCGCGGAGAAGTATCCCGCGTCGATACCGCGGTCATTGGTGAGTTCGAAGATTTTGGAGCGCAGATTGCGGGATGCCCGCGCGGCGACAACATACTGCTGGTGGTCACGGATCAGGGTGGAGAGCCGGGTGCGCCGGCCCGCCATCAACTGCGCCAGGCCGGAAGGATGGGCATGGGTCAGGTCGATCGAGCCCTCAGGCGTCTTGGTGAAGCGGAGCATGGTGTCCGCTCCGGTGACGGGTTTGAGTCCCGACAGCCATTTCCTGAGCTCCTCGGAGCCCTCGGGGAGGCCTTGACCAACTGACACTGCTGCCTTCTTTTCTGTACTCGCGTTTACTCTGCTCGAGTTTTCCGTGCCCGCGCGGGACGTCCTGGACCATACCGGCATGCTTTCGAGAGTAGCCCGAATCCGGCGCCTGTGAGACTCCGCAACACTGGCGGGACTCAAATTCGACGCGAATTTCCAGGATCGCAGTTCCCTGCCAAAGCGGCCGCACAAATCCGCGTTGGGAAACATCCCGTCAGACGCAAAGTGGCCGGCTTCCTGAGGAGGCCGGCCACTTCCCTAGCCTGTTACCAGGCTATTCCCATTCGATGGTTCCCGGCGGCTTGCTGGTCACGTCGAGCACCACGCGGTTCACGCCGTCCACCTCGTTGGTGATGCGGTTGGAGATCCTGGCCAGCAGATCGTAGGGCAGCCTCGACCAGTCCGCGGTCATGGCATCCTCGGAGGAGACCGGGCGCAAAACGATCGGGTGGCCGTAGGTGCGGCCATCGCCCTGGACCCCGACGCTGCGGACATCGGCCAGCAGGACGACCGGCATCTGCCAGACCTCTTTGTCCAGTCCGGCAGCGGTCAGTTCCGCCCGCGCAATGGCGTCCGCCTTGCGCAGCAGGTCCAGCCGCTCCTTGGTGACTTCGCCGACGATCCGGATGCCAAGGCCCGGTCCGGGGAACGGCTGGCGTCCCACAATTTCCTGCGGCAGGCCAAGCTGGGCGCCGACGGCACGGACCTCGTCCTTGAACAGGGCGCGAAGCGGTTCGACGAGTTCGAACTGCAGGTCTTCGGGCAGGCCTCCCACGTTGTGGTGGCTCTTGATGTTCGCGGCACCTTCGCCGCCGCCGGATTCGACGACGTCCGGGTACAGGGTGCCCTGCACGAGGAACTTGATCTTTTCGCCGTGGGCGGCCGCCTCGGCGATGATCGCCAACTCCGCTTCCTCGAAGGCGCGGATGAATTCGCGGCCGATGATCTTGCGTTTGGTCTCCGGGTCGCTGACGCCGGCCAGGGCCGACTGGAAGCGCTCCTGCTCGTTGGCGACGTAGAGCTTGACGCCGGTGGCGGCCACGAAGTCGCGTTCGACCTGTTCGGCTTCGCCTTCGCGCAGCAGTCCGTGGTCGACGAAGACACAGGTCAGCTGGTCGCCGACGGCGCGCTGGACGAGGGCGGCGGCGACGGCGGAGTCAACGCCGCCGGACAGGCCGCAAATGACCCGGGCATCGCCGATCTGTTCGCGGATCCGGTCGACCTGCTCCTCGAGGATGTTGCCCGCGGTCCAGTTCGGTTCCAGTCCGGCGCCCTTGAACAGGAAGTTCTCCAGCACCTGCTGGCCGTAGGCCGAGTGCTTGACCTCGGGGTGCCACTGCACGCCGTAGAGGCGTTTCTCCTCATTGGCGAAGGCGGCCACCTCGGCTCCGGCCGTCGTCGCGAGGACCTCAAAGCCTTCCGGGGCCTCGTGCACCGAGTCGCCGTGGCTCATCCAGGTGCTCTGGTGCTGGGGCATGCCGTTCAGGATGGAGCGGCCTTCGCCGAGGGTGGTGGTCTCGGTGGCACCGTACTCGCGGAGCCCGGTCTGGGCCACCTTGCCGCCCAAGGCGTTGGCCATGGCCTGGAAGCCGTAGCAGATACCGAAGACCGGCACCCCTGCTTCGAACAGCTCCGCGCCGACACTGGGGGCACCTTCGGCGTAGACGCTCGCGGGGCCGCCGGAGAGAATGATCGCGGCGGGATTCTTGGCCAGCAGTTGCTCGGTGCTGTAGGTATGCGGAACCACTTCCGAATACACATTCGCTTCCCGGACGCGGCGGGCGATCAGCTGCGCGTACTGGGCACCGTAGTCAACAACCAGCACGGGCTTGTGGGAGGTCTGGGATGCAGTGGGAGTAGTCACCGTACCAGCCTACTTTGCGGCGCGGTCCGCCCGCACATTGAGAACCCGGCCCGGGGCCGGAAAGGGCCGCCGGGTAAGCGAACTCACATGGGTTGCCCGACGGCGGCCGGGCGGGCCGGGCGGCACGCGGTGGCGCTCAGTAGCGCCGGGGGGCCTGCGGGTTGGCGGCCAGTTCGGCCTCCACCTCGGCGTGGAACTTCTTCTCCACGAAAAAGGACAGGAACGGCACCACGCCGCCGAGCGCCAGGATGATCATCTTCGCGAACGGCCAGCGCATCAGCGACCAGAGGCGGAAGTTGGACATGAGGTACACCACGTACATCCAGCCGTGCACGATCAGGACCGCGACGGAAAGGTTCACGCCGCCGATGACCCCCGGCGGCTCGGCGTCGGCGAAGCCGAGGCCGAACGGTTCACCGGTGACGGCGTTGGTCCCGCCGGCGAAGAGGTACTGGCCGAAGGCGTACCGGGCGACCAGTTCGGCGCAGAGCAGGAGCAGCATGGCGCCGGTCATGTACGCAAGCACCTTGTAGAACTTCAACGCCGAACGGATCTGGGCCTCGGTTCCGCCAAAGCGCCGCTTCTTACCGCCTGCGCTTCCGGTTGCGTTGGACTGCTGCGGCTGGACGGCAGGCTGGGGCTCGATCATGATTGCACTTTCGGTTCGGAGGGGTGCGGTTCTTTGGGGCCAGGTTCCGGGACGTGCTGCGCCGCGGCTTCCTGCTCCTCGTCGAGGGCGTCCTCGAGCCCGCGGCGGTAGTCGTCCTTGACCAGGCGCCACCAGATGAACAGGGCGAAGCCGGCGAACACGACCCATTCCGCGGCGTAGAAGAGGTTCAGCCAGTTGACCTTCGCGGCGGGTGGCTGGGGCCCGACGTCCAGCGGCTTAATCGCGCCGCCGGACGCGGCGGCACTGACATCGCTGCCGCCGGCAAGCTCGGAGCTCGCGGCAACAAAGCCGGGGTAGCTGCTGATTTCCCAGACATTGATGAGTTCCGCCACGGAGACGGCGCTGGCCCGTCCGGGACCGGCGTCGGTGTCGGTCAGCGGGGCTTCGGACGGCAGCAGCCGCCCGGTCAGTTCAATGATGCCCGACGGCGGGGCGGCGGCGTCCGCGGGGTCCGCGACCCAGCCGCGGGCGACGGGGATCCACGTCTGCGGTGAGGCGCCCGCTCCGGTGAGGACCGGGGCGTCGTTGACGGCCAGGGCCGAGATAATCCAGTAGCCGGTGGCGCCGTCGTTCAGGCGGCCCGGGACCAGGACCTGCTTCTGCGGATCGTAGCTGCCGGTGGCGGTCACGATCTGGTCGGCCACCGTCCCCGGGAAGAAGTTCCCGGGTTGGAGCACCGTGGTGAGCGGTTTGGGCTCCTCGGTCGTGGTGGCGACCGTCACCTCGGGCTGGCTCGAGCGGCCGAACTGCCACTGGCTGAGCAGGACAAACACCCCGGAAACGACGATCGCGAACACCAGTCCGGCGATCCAGCGGGGTTTGAGGGCAGTTTTCAGCACTCCTTAACCGTACTTCGTCGGCGCGTAGAACAACGAAACGGAGTGTGGGCCGAAGGCCTGCCCTAGTGGTCGAAGAAGACCAGGCTGGAGTTGATGAGTTCCGCGATCACTTCGGCGTCGTAGGCACGGCGGAGCGATTCGCGGAACGATTCCTTCGACAATGACCGGGCGAGGGTGGCCAGGACTTCGAGGTGCTCGGAGAAGGAGCTGGCCGGGGTCGCGATCAGGAGGACCACCGTGGCGGGCCCGTCGGCGGCGCCGAAGTCCAGCGCCCTGCCGTACTTCGTGATACCGACGGCGATCGAGGTCCGGGAGACGAATTCACTGCGCGCGTGGGGCAGGCCGATGCCGCCCGGCAGGCCGGTGGCCAGCTGGTGTTCCCGGGCGTTGACGTGCCTGAGGAAACCCTCAAGATCCGAAATGCGTCCGGCGGCATGCATCCGTTCCGCCAACTGGGTGGCGGCGTCGAACTTGTCGGTGGCGTCCATCTCGAGGATCACCATGTCGGGGGTGGTGAGCTCGGCGTCATACCGGTCCAGTGGTTCCGCCAAGAGTTTTCCCTTCGAAGTGGCGTCGGTCCGCCGGCAGGCTCGGGTCGAGGCTGCCGGCGGACGCTGCCGGTCAACGCAGCGGAACGATGTCCTCGACGCCCAGTCGTGCTGCGTCAGCGGATTCGTCGTCCGGCTGCTCCTGGCTAAGCCGTTCGGCGTCGACCCTGGCCAGGTAGTGCTTGATTTCGCCCTCG
It includes:
- a CDS encoding GNAT family N-acetyltransferase; the encoded protein is MGGGFSWPVTLESGDLVLRPIRYRDRKEWTELRSRNSEWLAPWEASNPVPGGGLPDYRQMVRSLKSQAALATALPFVITAWTPGFREPVIVGQLTVSSIVWGSAMMATLGYWVDKDRAGQGIAPTAVALVTDYCFQTLGLHRMEINIRPENGPSLRVVEKLGFRDEGYRPRFLHINGEWSDHRSFALTAEEVPGGLLARWQQTGPA
- the galU gene encoding UTP--glucose-1-phosphate uridylyltransferase GalU; translation: MTTPNAPVRKAVIPAAGLGTRFLPATKAMPKEMLPVVDKPAIQYVVEEAVKVGLNDILMITGRSKRALEDHFDRVPTLEATLAAKGDIAKLESIQAASNLGDIHYVRQGDPMGLGHAVLRAKQHVGYEPFAVLLGDDLIDARDDLLSTMIEVQAKTGGSVIALIEVEPSEISAYGCADIEPIGGEDYVRIKHLVEKPDVEDAPSNLAIIGRYVLHPAVFEVLERTEPGRGGEIQLTDALQELAAGDGEGYGVYGVVFRGRRYDTGDKLSYLKACVQLACDSDDLGPGLREWLPGFASSLAPSLTK
- a CDS encoding 5-formyltetrahydrofolate cyclo-ligase, with the translated sequence MASKQEIRAGHRARRAALTQADLESAGAGIAMHGLAWASGLTGGNAGTFAAYLGVGSEPPTLPLLAALHGAGHRILLPACETGLGLSWVYWTPASEYARSRYAPIQEPAGERHDTNVMRNADGIFLPATAVDASGNRIGQGGGYYDKFLAALSAVIPSGTRASDGGPLPSLPTAAVVYDGEVLPAGSIPAESFDRKVAAALTPGGLLRLQP
- a CDS encoding FmdB family zinc ribbon protein; its protein translation is MPTYAYACKDCSHAFEIVQSFTDSSLTSCPECQGTLRKKFNSVGVVFKGSGFYRNDSRDSKGSTVAPAPAPAPAATPAPAAASASAS
- the cpaB gene encoding Flp pilus assembly protein CpaB, whose amino-acid sequence is MALLLCLAAGLTVQQLTPAPADTVPAFAAARDLPAGKMLGPDDLTVLSVPRSLVPAGSYGSTDSLQGTQLAVALRKGQLLSDSQLLGPGLLAGSPPGSAAVPLRMADPASIQLLSPGQLVNVVMTNGNGFDQPATSHVLAAAVPVLWTSGQASEAGQWLAAGETEGLMVVAADAEQARRLAGASNQGKLYFVLVGAAHG
- a CDS encoding AAA family ATPase, coding for MSVGQGLPEGSEELRKWLSGLKPVTGADTMLRFTKTPEGSIDLTHAHPSGLAQLMAGRRTRLSTLIRDHQQYVVAARASRNLRSKIFELTNDRGIDAGYFSAGTVVWTSAVGGKPQRVSAPVMLTAISLTVRPGEDDYELQLTEQAKINPALIRHLKTIHGIVFDVNAVTRMAYSTARFDPQPVLDRLGTLIQPIHGAEVEHNLLVSTFADLSGSLEDPWINESHPLVAALGRAAGGGAVVVPELKAGRFPSTDERDPADELLLLDADTDQQYVVDAVRAGDSLVVSSPPGTGQSQTAINTIGALVDQGKTVLVVGDRRASLGEISAQLDTLGLDSTLFQLAGNSTPLQLKGQLVRAIVRNEKSLEPQLSNLHTTLIEHRHALRDHVASLHNVRQRWGCSPYEAMQSLAELTSIQPAPATTVRLKRSVLDSIRDREELAGRLRRAAELGSFSRASTTSPWHGARLLTRKETQEAQQVARSVAGKLPQLRELMNGVAEHAEIRLGRTFAEWGDQVELLVAVRESLDKFTADIFDRPVHDLISATAASSWRRERNIEMPSMQRSRLRRVAKEYVRPGVHIADLHSSLVLVQEQRAAWSDYATTQRHPAVPSGLGEIIALYRELEGELAELGQAVRHTAAGGELHGTPYEELMERLARLVADTGTLETLPERTLLVENMREHGLGELLADLAEREVPAESVAAELELAWWQSALEAMISGDDYLAMSDGDALRQLEAEYRLADNAHIASGAARLRWKLAERWRAALAEYPRQAELLRSLLKDGRVTLSALTGQAAELLPMLVPVWSVSPYLMTAVLPVEQRFDAVVILDAEATSLQAVLPAIARAKQVIAFGDDRIASPRTFTVGVERLAAGESSHQGVESAYKALAAVLPVWNLRTVYRAVDEDLVRQLSKGFYDGGLRRLPEGQSATGLDRALSVEYLPDGTGLPSADQDGVESVVAEVNRAVELVFEHARLRPRTSLAVVTGSLRHAARIGESIRLQLPNYPLLASFFTAGDESFRVVDLERAQGLVRDHIIFSPGYGRTPHGRALHNLGPLSADGGRAKFALAMTRARRSLHVLSCFRPEDLDVTRLSHGAVDFYELLDREIAGNTDLGSPASRAAASEQALGADPLVADLGDRLRARGARVWHQYDGVLNMVAAADPLSTIGQDDAEIPRPVAIESDGTEQYRRLTVRERSRLRPQLLERLGWRYMPLWTIEVFTDPSACADRIGGYLGLEKPAVTHRKPASPGFFDDDVENLVSEAQASEGRAPSGRPDSAQQNRTDQGSKEAGGMYTDSDSRDNGEAQNNGEAQSNGEAQEGGRNGAPQTAAPAAVAAGVLPNKAAEDDPRRWGDEPGGYDHDSWLEEQKPPHWG